From the Malaclemys terrapin pileata isolate rMalTer1 chromosome 11, rMalTer1.hap1, whole genome shotgun sequence genome, the window CAAGCATGAGGGATATGAGCCGCATGGCGCATGGAATGAGTCACATTATGAGTTTGAGTCTGCTCCTGGATGCAAGTTGCATGAGGAGTATGTGTTGTATGATGGGTGGAATAACACACCAGGCAGACAGGAAACAACACCTGGATACGAGATGCACGAGGCGTATGCATCGTACGGTGGATGGAACGACACACCAGACAGACAGGAGACGACACCTGGATACGAGATGCACGAGGCGTACGCGTCGTACGGTGGATGGAACGACACACCAGACAGACAGGAGACGACACCTGGATACGAGATGCACGAGGCGTACGCGTCATATGATGGATGGAACGATACACCAGACAGACAGGAGACGACACCTGGATACGAGATGCACGAGGCGTACGCGTCATACGATGGATGGAACGATACAGCAGACAGACAGGAGACGACACCTGGATACGAGATGCACGAGGCGTACGCGTCGTACGGTGGAGGGAGCAGGCCACAAGACAGAGACAAGTTAGCTGGTGCAGATAAGCCGCATGCTGGATGGAGCAGGGAACAAGACAGACCCGAGGCAGCTCCTGGATACAGGTCACATGAGGAGTGTGCGCTGTATGATGAATGGAGCGGGGCACAAGACAGACCTGACTCTGCTCCTGTATACGAGCCGCATGCTGGATGCAACGAAGCAGCCGCTGGGTGGCACGAGTCGGCTGCAGGCTATGCCCCAGCTCCCAGATACATGTCACCTTACGAGTGGAACAGGGCAGCAGCCAGCCGCACCAAGGTGGCTGACAGGGGCAGTGAGATGACTGGTGGGTGGAACAAGCCAATTGCGGATGGGAAGAGTCGACCCCCAGCTGAAACGAGGGTGCTCCCAGGTGGAAGGGGGCTGCTCCTGGGTAAATCAAAGACGAGGCAGTCAGATGGAATGGACAAGCTCCTGGATGGAATGAAGAAGCTCCTGGACGGAACCAAGAAGCTCTTGTGTAGACGGAGCGAGCTCCAAGGAGGAACAAGTCCTGTCCCACCAGGAGAATCACAGCTGTTCTCTGAAGGAGCCAGTCGGCTGCTCCCGGAAATAACCCGCTGGCCGCAGGCTGAAATGAATCAGTTACAAGGCAGAACAAGTCAGGTATTGCATGCAACCAGTCAGCTCCCAGATGTCACCGGTCGACTGCAGGATGAAATGATACAGATACAGCCGCTCACAGATACAGCCAATCCGCTTCTGAGTGCAAGAAGCAGCCTGCTACATGGAACAAGTCGGTGCCCAAACGGAATCAGTCAGCCCCAGGGGGGAGTAAGTCGGCTCCCAGACATAACCAGTCATCTCCTAGGCAGAACGAGCAGGTTCCCAGTCAGAAGCCACCTTGGTGTCCAGCCCTCTGATTCCAGCTGTTTCCATAACCCCTTTATCACCAGGCTGGGGAGAATGCTGTGAACCCCGGGATCCACTGGGAGGGAGGTTTCCAGAGGCCGCTGGCAGAGCAAGCAAGGGGCTGTTCAGTAAAGACTGGGACCAGACCTCTCAGCATCAGTCTCTTTATTCTTCACTGAGAAGCCAGCTAGACAGGACCCACTTAGACAGGGATGGGAGCACTGTCTGAGGGCCCAGGGCCTTACAGCCAATGGTATCGGGGCCGCAGGGAGCTGGGGGCTCAACACTGCTGCGGTTTCATCGAGTCCTGCTCGTTGCTCACACACGAAGGTGACGGGGGCCCCCAGAGAGCCCCGGCTCCCCCCGGTGTGATCAGGAGGTTGCAGCCCCCTGACTGCTGTGGCTCGGGGCTCTGGTTTGTCTCTCTTGGAGGGTGTGCCCAGGGCATCGAGATGCCCACGGAAAGGGGGGGCTCATGTACAatgcagtgggggaaggagagagggaaatttggcctggctgggctgagggaggggtggagagaagaGAGGGCACATACCTCATGCCGAAGGCAGCTATGACCTGAATGCCAAGTTGGGTTGTGTGAGCATCTGTCTGGTGACAGTCTCTGGGATACTCTGCAGGACACCATTGGATCGGAGAGCGCTGGACAGGGTGGGAGGGCCGGGggtttctcctctcctcctcatGCCCAGACTGGCTTTGAAATCCAAGGAGGGCAAGAACTGAAGCCCGAAATGACCAAGGAGATGAAGCGTTTTCTGTGGCTCAGGCTGACGTGTTTGTGCTCTTTGTACTAGGACCGAGTCCCTCTTTGTTTATTGTCTGTCCCAAAAACTCGATTTGAGGTCGACGGAAAACACACTTTCCTTGTTTAGGCTTAGAACTTAGTTGAGGTTTTGTTGTGTACTTACCAAGGGTtgagctggattctccatcacagacaagttttaaatcaagattgggtggtTTTCTAAAAGCGCTGCTCCAGGACTGATGGTGGGGCCTGTATTCTACAACGGGTCAGAGGAGATGAGCACAGTGGCCCCTTTAGGCCTTGGACTCTACGAACCCCATCCCTTAGGCACTCTAACAtcccgtttgcttttttgaccacagctGCACGTTAAGCAGAGGTTGACATTGAGCTTCTGCAATGTCTTTTCTTGGGTTGGTACAGTTAATTCAGACCCCTGTAAGGGGGGTGAGCCATTTACACTTCCCCCCATAATgtggattactttgcatttataaacattgaatttcatctgcagtcATCTCTCCCGTTCACCCAACCTGTTCGGATCTCTCTCAAATTCCCCACAGTTCTCCGTGGTCCCGAAGAACCTAAACAATTTTGTGTCAACTGCGCATTTTTCTACCTCACTACTCTCCCACTTTGCAGGTCATTAATACATCTATTAATAAATCTATTAAACAACATGGGACCTAGTACAGAGCTGTATGGCCCTGCTGTTAGCCTTTGGCCATGATGAAAACTGGCCATCGAATCCTACTCTACTCTTTCGGTCTCCTCGCCAGTTTTTGAGCCATGACTGTACTTTGCCTCTCACCCCATGACAACTTCGATTTTTAGTAGCCTCTTGTGTGGGGCCTTTTCAAAGGCcttttgaaatacaaataaattgaTGTCAACTGGTCGCCTTTAGCTGTTACTTCATTGGTATGTTTAAAGAATTCTAAGGGACTAGTGAGACATGACTTTCCTTTCCAGAAACTGTGCCAGGAACAGATCCAAGTcttactggtctataattctccaGATCACCCTTACAGAGTTTGTTAAATATCGGTACAGTATTTGCTACCCTCTAGAACAGTAACAGAATAGAAGGAGAGTTGGCATATTTTTGCTAGGAGCCCAGCCACTTCGTAGTTAAgctccttcagaattcttggctGGACCGGATGGCCTCATGACTAATTACATTGTAAATGATCAGTTTGCTTCAGCATCTCTGCTCTGACACCTCCGTCTCCCAAAGTCGTTGGtacctctttctctctcatacacacacattctgctcctttcttcCCTGTTCTGAAATCCTggttgcttcccccacccccacctctc encodes:
- the LOC128845480 gene encoding uncharacterized protein LOC128845480; translation: MHEAYASYGGWNDTPDRQETTPGYEMHEAYASYGGWNDTPDRQETTPGYEMHEAYASYDGWNDTPDRQETTPGYEMHEAYASYDGWNDTADRQETTPGYEMHEAYASYGGGSRPQDRDKLAGADKPHAGWSREQDRPEAAPGYRSHEECALYDEWSGAQDRPDSAPVYEPHAGCNEAAAGWHESAAGYAPAPRYMSPYEWNRAAASRTKVADRGSEMTGGWNKPIGAAPG